One region of Cryptomeria japonica unplaced genomic scaffold, Sugi_1.0 HiC_scaffold_227, whole genome shotgun sequence genomic DNA includes:
- the LOC131868974 gene encoding replication protein A 70 kDa DNA-binding subunit A-like, whose amino-acid sequence MLTKDSTLILALHNACVGYFNGKLINIIAATTLHINPNFPEAELLTLRGKDPLLAVPFVAQTIHIDGRYTRMTISSIRKGMSIRPETIQTTLLAVLRFVNVNDKKFYYAACPLIVNERPCKKKCTHHANDSWFFSRCQMTMQDCNYSYLLPLKLQDAIGTLWATAFDEGGIHLLHKTAKQLYALQNDGTTTETPSSVIKRALSCYYSFTLLVSTETYNSETKMKVKVNKVAPVEFKAECHALLAKIGCLSTKS is encoded by the coding sequence ATGCTGACCAAGGATAGTACGCTTATCCTTGCTTTACATAATGCTTGTGTTGGCTATTTCAATGGGAAGCTTATAAACATAATAGCTGCAacaacattacatatcaacccaAATTTTCCAGAAGCAGAGCTTCTCACATTAAGAGGAAAGGACCCTTTGCTTGCTGTACCTTTTGTTGCACAAACTATCCACATAGATGGCAGATATACTAGAATGACAATATCTTCAATCCGTAAGGGGATGAGCATTAGACCAGAAACAATTCAGACAACATTGCTAGCTGTTCTGCGCTTTGTGAATGTCAATGACAAAAAATTCTATTATGCAGCTTGCCCACTAATAGTGAATGAAAGGCCTTGCAAGAAAAAGTGTACACATCACGCTAATGACTCTTGGTTTTTCTCTAGATGTCAAATGACTATGCAAGACTGCAATTATAGTTACCTCTTGCCTCTAAAGTTGCAAGATGCCATAGGTACTCTATGGGCCACTGCATTTGACGAGGGTGGcattcacttgctacacaaaactgcAAAACAACTCTATGCACTCCAAAACGATGGAACAACAACAGAAACACCTTCCTCAGTGATCAAGAGAGCACTGTCATGTTACTATTCATTCACACTGCTGGTTTCTACTGAGACATATAATTCAGAAACGAAGATGAAAGTCAAAGTCAATAAAGTTGCTCCTGTTGAATTCAAGGCTGAGTGCCATGCATTACTTGCAAAAATTGGCTGCCTAAGTACAAAGAGTTAA